Proteins encoded together in one Spirochaetota bacterium window:
- a CDS encoding M42 family metallopeptidase — protein MKYLEQIIEDIMSVPSITGFEDFFAQKISSYIKDYFDSYNIDRLGNLILFKKGKGKDKLKIMFCAHMDQIGLMITKIEDNGILRFAQIGGINPLTLYGKRVKIIKEKNKDNEPCEYIYGIIGMKPPHLVEDESKVEKIQELFIDCGFSSKDEAQKKIKIGDVALVDSNFLKLKNNHYSSIGFDNKAGVLTLISLSHLLKDIKPYHDVYIVFSVQEEVGLRGARVSTFSISPDVAIVCDVTFGDPKGNITDVKTGAGPVIAKGPNYHPSLVSSIENICSEEDIPYQTEVESRPGGTDAYIAQITKSGVFTSLISIPLRYMHTQVEIISLKDIYRASKIMYFISIKEKLFEVDKLPED, from the coding sequence TTGAAATATTTAGAACAAATTATAGAAGATATAATGAGTGTGCCTTCAATTACTGGTTTTGAAGATTTTTTTGCTCAAAAAATTTCTTCTTATATAAAAGATTATTTTGATTCTTATAACATCGATAGGCTTGGAAATCTTATTTTATTTAAAAAAGGAAAAGGCAAAGATAAGCTAAAAATTATGTTTTGTGCTCATATGGATCAGATTGGCCTTATGATTACTAAGATTGAAGATAATGGTATATTAAGATTTGCTCAAATAGGTGGAATAAACCCATTAACTCTTTATGGCAAAAGAGTAAAAATAATTAAAGAAAAGAATAAAGATAATGAACCATGTGAGTATATTTATGGTATTATTGGTATGAAACCACCCCATCTTGTTGAAGATGAATCTAAAGTTGAAAAGATTCAGGAACTATTTATAGACTGTGGTTTTTCTTCAAAAGATGAAGCACAAAAAAAGATAAAAATTGGAGATGTTGCACTTGTTGATTCAAATTTTCTAAAACTTAAAAATAATCACTATTCATCAATAGGTTTTGACAATAAAGCTGGAGTTTTAACTCTTATATCTTTATCTCACCTACTTAAAGACATTAAACCTTATCATGATGTATATATTGTCTTTTCTGTCCAAGAAGAAGTTGGACTAAGAGGGGCAAGAGTCTCTACATTCTCTATTTCACCTGATGTTGCAATTGTTTGTGATGTTACTTTTGGAGATCCAAAAGGAAATATTACAGATGTAAAAACTGGAGCAGGCCCTGTTATAGCTAAAGGACCAAACTATCATCCATCATTAGTTTCATCAATAGAAAATATATGTTCAGAGGAAGATATTCCTTACCAAACAGAAGTGGAATCAAGACCAGGAGGAACAGATGCTTACATAGCCCAGATAACAAAATCTGGAGTTTTTACATCTCTTATATCAATTCCATTAAGATATATGCATACTCAAGTTGAAATAATTAGTTTAAAGGATATTTATAGAGCTTCAAAAATTATGTATTTTATTTCAATAAAAGAAAAATTATTCGAAGTTGATAAACTTCCAGAAGACTAA
- a CDS encoding M42 family peptidase: MKDKNQQILLEKYSNLTGGGGDEKEIRDQIYKDIKNYVSEIKIDPLGNLKGVQLKENKNSYILLTAHMDEVSLIVEKVDSNGLISFKAIGGFVEKILPGTNVFIGKDKIPGVIGLKSYHIMSQAEREKAPDIKSLFIDVGASSDKEASVKPGDMIYFNSKFFIQNDHYFGKAFDDRAGCTAITEILKDNSSKVSIAFSYNVQEEVGLRGGAVCAWEPENIIFNLNLEGTTCSDRELEKENSPSTELGKGPAITIMDRTSIVNRKLLDFVIDIAEKNKIPYQFKQTVTGGTDAGYIHITKEGIPSITISVPVRYIHSPWGIINKNDYENYLKLAKLIVNNSHLFIS, translated from the coding sequence TTGAAAGATAAAAACCAACAAATTTTACTTGAGAAATACTCCAATTTAACAGGTGGTGGTGGAGATGAAAAAGAGATAAGAGACCAAATATACAAAGATATTAAAAACTATGTAAGTGAAATAAAAATAGATCCTCTTGGTAATCTTAAAGGAGTTCAATTAAAGGAAAATAAAAATTCATATATACTTCTAACTGCTCATATGGATGAAGTTTCTTTAATAGTTGAAAAAGTTGATTCAAATGGACTTATAAGCTTTAAAGCTATTGGAGGTTTTGTAGAAAAAATACTCCCTGGAACCAATGTTTTTATTGGTAAAGATAAAATTCCAGGAGTTATAGGATTAAAATCTTACCATATTATGTCTCAAGCAGAAAGAGAGAAAGCACCTGATATAAAGTCTCTCTTTATAGATGTTGGGGCTTCATCAGATAAAGAAGCCTCTGTTAAACCAGGAGATATGATTTACTTTAATTCAAAATTTTTCATCCAAAATGATCACTATTTTGGTAAAGCATTTGATGATAGAGCTGGTTGCACTGCTATTACAGAAATCTTAAAAGATAACAGCTCAAAAGTGTCAATAGCATTCTCATATAATGTTCAAGAAGAGGTTGGTTTAAGAGGTGGGGCTGTATGCGCATGGGAACCTGAAAATATTATATTTAACTTAAATCTTGAAGGAACTACATGTTCAGATAGAGAGCTTGAAAAAGAGAATTCTCCATCAACAGAGTTAGGAAAAGGCCCTGCTATAACAATAATGGATAGAACCTCAATAGTTAACAGAAAACTTCTTGATTTTGTAATAGATATAGCTGAAAAAAATAAAATTCCTTATCAATTTAAGCAAACCGTAACTGGAGGAACAGATGCTGGCTATATTCATATAACAAAAGAGGGGATTCCATCTATAACTATATCTGTTCCTGTTAGATATATTCACTCACCATGGGGAATTATAAATAAAAACGATTATGAAAACTATCTAAAACTCGCAAAATTAATTGTAAATAATTCACACCTTTTTATTAGTTAA